A stretch of DNA from Cytophagia bacterium CHB2:
TCAATCATCACGCGTATCGCTACTACGTGCTCGATGATCCCGAGATCACTGACGCCGAGTATGATCGCCTGTTCCGCAAGCTGCAGGAACTCGAAGCCAAATATCCGGAACTCGTCACGCCGGACTCGCCGACGCAGCGGGTCGGCGCTGCGCCGCTGGAAGAATTCGAGACCGTGACGCACACGATTCCCATGGTCTCGCTCGACAATGCCTTTGACGACGGCGAGGTGCGCGACTTCGATCAGCGCCTGCGCAAGCTGCTCGAACTCGATGAAATCGAATACACCGTCGAGCCGAAACTCGACGGCACTGCAGTCGAGCTGGTTTATGAAAACGGTGTGCTCACCATCGGTTCCACCCGCGGGGACGGCTACACCGGCGAGAACATCACGCAAAATCTCAAGACGATCAAATCCATTCCTCT
This window harbors:
- a CDS encoding NAD-dependent DNA ligase LigA, coding for MPSPQPQTEILKLREQLNHHAYRYYVLDDPEITDAEYDRLFRKLQELEAKYPELVTPDSPTQRVGAAPLEEFETVTHTIPMVSLDNAFDDGEVRDFDQRLRKLLELDEIEYTVEPKLDGTAVELVYENGVLTIGSTRGDGYTGENITQNLKTIKSIPL